The Streptomyces vinaceus genome contains the following window.
GGGGTGGTGAGCGACAGGGGGGTGTTGGGGCCCTGGGTGAACTCCACCGTCGTGAAGACGAGCGGGGTCGGGCCGATGTTCTCCAGGTCGGGGAGGAGGAACTCGCCGTGGCCGAAGGTGAGATGGCGGGTCTCGCCCTGTGCGTACGTGACCTCGTGGGTGGCGCCGTCGGAGGTGTGCTGGCGGCCGCGGCCGGGGGTCACCGCCGTCCAGAAGTAGTCGAGCACGTGCCGGTGCGCCGGCACCCGCTCGCCCGGTGCGAGCCGGATCTCCCAGACCCGGACCCGGTCCGTCTCGCTGAGCAGCCGCTGCCCGACGTGCCCGTTGGACGCCCCCGCCTCGAACTCCGCCCGCAGCGCGGGCGACCAGCCCTCGAAGCCCGATCCGGTGGTCTCAGACAAGGCGCGCACCTCCGTCCACGTGCAGCACGGTGCCGGTGACGAACCGGTTGCCGATCGCGTACAGCACCGCCCGCACCACGTCGTCCGGAGTGCCGCTCCTCCTGGCCGGGTTGCGGTCCGCGACCCCGCGCAGGAAGGCCGCCTTGTCCTCGCCCAGCCGGTCCCAGGCCCCGGAGTCGATGATGCCGGGGGACACGGCGTTGACCCGCAGCGGCGCCAGCTCGACGGCCAGTGCCTCCACCAGGAAGGCCAGGGCCCCGTTGGTGGTGGCCATGACCACCCGTTCCGGGGCGGGACGCCAGGCCGCGACCCCGGAGAAGAAGGTGAGGGAGCCGCCCTGCGCCATCCGCCCCGCCAGGTGCTTCGCGAGCAGCAGCGGGCCGAACACCTTCGCCGCGAACGCCCGCTGGACATCGGCGAGCACGAGAGCGGACACGGGCCCGTTGGCGGGCACGGCCGCCGTCGAGACGACGTGGTCGACCTGGCCCGCCGCTTCGGCGAGAGCGGCGATCGAGCCCTCGTCGGTGAGGTCGGTCACCTGGATGCGGGCGGGTCCGGGCAGGGCGGCCGCCGTATCGGCCAGCCGGTCCGCGTCGGGCCCGGCGAGCACGAGCTCGGCGCCGGCCGCCGACGCCGTACGGGCCAGCGTCCGCCCGATGTGCGAGCCGGCGCCGACGACGACGAGCCGCTTGCCGTCGAGGGAGTCATGGGAAAGGGGAGCGGTGGTCATGGAATGTCCTGAGTTCTGAGTGCTGGGGTCGCGGTTCCGCGTTGCGCGTTCCGTCTCCACGACTCTCCATCGGCGCAGCCCATACGTCCAAGGCATGCTTTCTACCGCTGCCATAAAATTTGCTCATGACTACCCTGCGGCAGCTCGAATACCTGGTCACCGTCGTGGACACCGGCTCCTTCACCCGGGCCGCCGAGCTCCTGCACGTCTCCCAGCCCGCCCTGTCCCACCAGGTCCGCGCCCTGGAGCGGGATGCGGGCGGACCGCTGCTGGAGCGGCTCCCGCGCGCGGTCAGGCTGACGCCGATGGGCCGCGCGATGCTCCCGCACGCCCGGGCGGCGCTCGCCGACGCCGAACGGGCCCGTACCGCGGCCCGCCGCGCCGTCGGCCTGGACGGCGGCGAGATCCAGGTGGCCGCGGTCTACTCGATCACCCTCGGGATCCTGCTCCCGGTGCTCCGCAGCTGGCATGAGCGGCATCCGCAGGTCCGCGTCCGGCTCATGGAGTTCCCGCACACCGACGCACTGCTCGCCGCGATGGCCGCGGGCCGCGCCGACCTCGCCGTCGGCCCGGCACCCCGTGAATGGGACGGCCCCGTACGGGAGTTGGGGGAGGAGGAGTTCGTACTGGCGGTTCCCGCCGACGATCCGGCGCCTGACCGGGTGCCCCTCGCGGACCTGGCGGACCGCTCATGGGTGCACTACGCCCCCGGCAACGGGCTGGCCGAGGTGGTGGACCGGGCCTGCGCGGCGGCCGGCTTCCGGCCGCGCGCCGCCGTACGGACCGAACAGACGGCGGCGGCGCCGCTGTTGGCCGCAACCGGGCTGGGCACCGCCCTGGTGCCCGAGAGCGTCGTGCCCTCCGGCTTCGCGGGCCGGGTGCTGCACCCCGAACCGCCGGTGCGCCGCATGCTGGCCGCCTACACCCGCCCGCACCCGGACCCGCTCACCACGGCCTTCCTGGACACCCTCGCCCGGTGCGCGCAGGCCGGCGGCGGCGCCTGACCCCGCCGGGGCGCCTCGCTCACGCCCGCCGGGCCGGCGCTGCGGCGCGGACCTCCAGGGAGGTGCGCCAGCCCGGCGGTTCGGGCTGCGGGGGGCGGGGCGCGGGGCGGCCGCCCGTGGCGAAGAACGCCGACAGCGGGAGGGTAGCCGCGCCCACCGTCACCGCGTCCGGCCCCAGGGAGCCCAGATCGATGGTGACGCGGTCGGCGGGGTGGCGCAGGGAGTACCGGGCCGCGTGCTCCCGTACGGCGGGCAGGATGTGCGGGCCCAGCAGCAGCCCCGCCCAGCCCCCGATCAGGATGCGCTCCGGCCGGAACAGGTTGATCACGTCCGACAGGCCCGCGCCGAGGTACTCGGCGCTCTCCTCCAGCACCTCCAGGGCCACCGGATCGGCAGCGACGGCCGCCGCGAGCAGCGCCGAGAGGGCCTCCTCCTCGTCCGCCGCCTCCCCGGCGCCGCCGCCCCGTTCCGCCCACCGCTCCAGCAGGGACTCGGCCCCCGTGTACGCCTCCAGGCAGCCCAGCGCCCCACAACGGCAGCGCCGTCCCCGTACCGAGACGGTGAGGTGTCCCCACTCCAGGGGGGTGCCCTCCGTCGTGCCCCCGTCGGGCGAGCCGTCCGTGATCAGGCTGGCGCCGACGCCCGAGCCGAACAGGACCACGACGGCGTCGCGGGCGCCGCGTCCCGCCCCGAACCACATCTCGGCCTGGCCGAGCGTGCGCGCACCGTTGTCGATGATGTACGGGACCTCCGGGGGCACGGCTCCCGTCGCGCGCAGCAGCGCCTCCAGCGGGACCGCGTCCCAGCCGATGGTCTGGCCGTGGACGACCGCCCCGTCCGGCGCCTCGCGGTCCACTATGCCCGGGACGCCCACCCCGACCCCGAGGAGCCGGTCCGTCCCGACTCGGGCCTGCGCGAGGACGGCGGCGATCCCGGTGCGGACGTGGTCCACGATCGGGCCGACGTCATAGCAGCCGCGCGGCTGCAACGGCAGCTCGGCACGCGCGAGTTCGGTCAGGGCCAGGTCGAACAGCTCGACGCGTACCCGGGTTTCGCCGACGTCGACCCCGATCATGTGGGCGCTGCCGGGCGCCACGCGCAGGAGGGTGCGCGGCCGTCCGCCGTCCGAGTCGACGACGCCGGCCTCCTCCAGGAGCCCGTCCGCGACGAGTTCGCCGACCACGTTGCTGACGGAGCCGGAGCTCAGCCCGGTCGCGGGCCCCAGCTCCTGCCGGCTCATCGGCCCGCCGAAGTACAGTCGCTGGAGCACGGCGCTGCGGTTGCCGCGCCGCAGGTCCCGCACCGTACGGCCGCCACGCCCTGTGGTCATCTGGCTCCTTCCGTCCTGCCGTCCGCCCTGTCGTCGCTCGCAACATACCCCTGCGAGACCTCTTGACGCGACCCTTTCACGAGGCTTAACTCACGTCCTGAATTAAGGCGTTGAGGCGTTGGACTCCGATGCGGCGGGTGCCGCCGGAGCATCGCCGCCCGAGCCGAGAACACCCGCCGGCCTTCCCCGACCCAGCCGAAAGGGGCCGATCCGCCATGCGCAGAACCCGAGCCGCCGCTGCCGCCGTCACCGCCTCCCTGCTCGCCGCCGCCGTCACCGCCTGCGGAGGCGGTACGGCGGACTCCGGCGCGGGCTCCAACGCCGCCCCCAAGGAGCTCACGTACTGGGCCTCCAACCAGGGCCCCGACCTCGCGGCGGACCAGGCCGTCCTGGGGCCGGAGCTGAAGAAGTTCGAGGAGCGGACGGGCATCAAGGTCAAGCTGGAAGTCGTCCCCTGGTCGGACCTGCTCAACCGGATCCTCGCCGCCACCGCCTCGGGCCAGGGCCCCGACGTCCTCAACATCGGCAACACCTGGTCCTCCTCCCTCCAGGCCACCGGCGCCCTGCTCCCGTGGAACGCCGAGAACTTCGCCGCGATCGGAGGCAAGGACCGCTTCGTGGAGTCGGCCATCGGCTCGGCGGGCGCCGCCGGCCAGGACCCGGCCGCCGTCCCGCTGTACTCCATGGCGTACGCGCTCTACTACAACAAGAAGATGTTCCAGGAAGCGGGCGTGGCCAAGCCCCCGGCCACCTGGGACGAGATGGTCACCACCGGCCGGCTGCTGTCCAAGGACGGCAAGTGGGCCCTCGGCGCCGAGGGCGGGAACCTCTCCAACAACATCCACCAGGTCTTCGTCCTCGCCAAGCAGCACGGCGCGGACTTCTTCGACGCGGCGGGCCGGCCGACCTTCGACTCCCCGGGCGCCGTCGACGCCGTGAAGCAGTACGTCGACCTGATGGCCAAGGACGAGATCATCGCGCCGGGCAACGCCGAGTACGCACAGAACCAGTCCCTCCAGGACTTCGCCAACGGCAAGACCGCCATGGTCCTGTGGCAGAGCGCCGCCTCCACCTTCAAGAGCCACGGAATGAAGGAGGGCGACTGGGGCGTGGCCCCGGTCCCGGTGCCCGCCGGCGGTGCGCCCGGCGCGGGCCGGGGCACCAACTCCATGGTCGCCGGCATCAACCTCGCCGTCTTCAAGAACACCGACAACATCGCCGGCTCGCTCAAGTTCGTGCAGTTCATGACCAGCGACGAGGAACAGAGGATCCTCAACAAGACGTACGGCTCCGTCCCGCCCGTCAAGGCCGCCCAGAGCGACGCCGCGTTCGCCACCGAGGACCTCACCGTGCTCCGCACCACCCTGGGCACCAGCGCCGCCCCGCTCCCGCAGGTCCCGCAGGAGTCCCAGTTCGAGACCGCCGTCGGCACCGCGGTCAAGGAGCTCTTCGCCGACGCCGCGGCGGGCCGCCCCGTCACCACCGAGTCGGTCAAGGCCAAGCTCGGCAAGGCCCAGCAGCAGATGGCGAGCTGAGTCCGGCCCGATGAGTACCGGAAGCCGCGTGAGCACCACGTCCCCGCGCCTGCGCCGAAGCGCCCTGCCGTACCTCCTGCTCCTGCCCGCCCTGCTCCTCGAACTGCTCATCCACCTCCTCCCGATGGTGATGGGCATCCTGATGAGCTTCCGCCGGCTGACCCAGTTCTTCATCCGCGACTGGTCCCGCGCCCCCTGGACCGGCTGGGCCAACTACGAACTCGTCCTCGACGTCGACCGGCCGGTCGGCGAAGCCCTCCTGCGCTCCTTCCTCACCACCTGCCTCTTCACCCTGCTCTCCGTCGGCCTGTGCTGGCTGCTGGGCACGGCGGCGGCGGTGTTCATGCAGGAGAGCTTCCGCGGCCGCGGCCTGCTGCGCGCCCTGTTCCTGGTCCCGTACGCCCTGCCCGTGTACGCGGCCGTCATCACCTGGGCCTTCATGTTCCAGCGGGACAACGGCCTGGTGAACCACGTCCTCCACGACCAACTGGGCCTGGGCGGGCCCGAGCACACCTTCTGGCTGCTCGGTGACAACAGCTTCTGGGCCCTGCTGACCGTCTCCGTCTGGAAGGGCTGGCCGTTCGCCTTCCTCATCGTGACCGCCGCCCTCCAGAACATCCCGGGCGAGCTGTACGAGGCCGCCGCACTGGACGGCGCCGGCATCTGGCAGCAAATCCGCCGCATCACCCTGCCCTCGGTCGGAGCCGTCAACCAGGTGCTGGTGCTGGTGCTGTTCCTGTGGACCTTCAACGACTTCAACACGCCGTTCGTCCTGTTCGGCAAATCGGCCCCGGCGGCCGCCGACCTGATCTCCCTCCACATCTACCAGTCCAGCTTCGTCACCTGGAACTTCGGCGCCGGCTCGGCCATGTCGGTCCTCCTGCTGCTCTTCCTCCTGCTGGTCACCGCCGGGTACCTGCTCGTGACGAGCCGCGGAAGGAGGAGCCGGCATGTCTGACAGCCGCGGCGGCCGCCGCGACCGACCGTCCTCTCCGCTGGCCCCGCCCCTCACCTTCCGGGTGATCCGGGCCGTCTTCCTCACCCTGCTCACCGGCTTCGTACTGCTGCCCGTCTACGTCATGGTCACCAGCTCCCTCAAACCGCTCCAGGACGTCGCGGGCCGCTTCCGCTGGCTCCCCAGCGGGCTCACCGTCCGCCCGTACATCGACATCTGGCACACCGTCCCGCTCGCCCGGTACTTCGTGAACTCCCTGATCGTGGCCGGTGCGGCCACCGCCGCCTCCGTCGTCATCGCCGTCTTCGCGGCCTACGCGGTCAGCCGCCACCGCTTCCGCGGCAAGCGCCTGTTCACCGTCACCGTGCTCTCCACGCAGATGTTCCCCGGGATCCTCTTCCTCCTCCCGCTGTTCTTGATCTTCGTGAACATCGGCAACGCCACCGGGATCGCCCTCTACGGCTCCCGCGGCGCGCTGATCCTCACGTACCTGACCTTCTCCCTCCCCTTCTCCATCTGGATGCTCATCGGCTACTTCGACGCGGTGCCCCGCGACCTCGACGAGGCCGCCACCGTCGACGGCTGCGGCCCCCTCGGCGCGCTGGTGCGCGTCGTGGTCCCGGCCGCAGTCCCCGGCATCGTCGCCGTCGCCGTGTACGCGTTCATGACCGCCTGGGGCGAAGTGCTCTTCGCCTCCGTCATGACGAACGACACCACCCGCACCCTCGCCGTCGGCCTGCAGGGCTACTCCACGCAGACCGAGGTCTACTGGAACCAGATCATGGCCGCCTCGCTCGTCGTCAGCATCCCCGTCGTCGCCGGATTCCTGCTGCTCCAGCGGTACTTGGTGGCCGGCCTCACGGCGGGAGCCGTCAAATGACCCCGGCAGGAGCCGACACATGACCCTTTCCGAAACCCGCCCCGGCCGCGGCGCGGACCTCGACGCGGAACTCGGCGCCATCGATCTCGCCGCCCTGCCCCGCGCGTTCGCCTGGGGCACCGCCACCTCCGCCTACCAGATCGAGGGCGCCGTGGCCGAGGACGGCCGCGCCCCCTCCATCTGGGACACGTTCTCCCACACCCCCGGCGCCGTCGCCGGCGGCCACACCGGCGACACCGCCTGCGACCACTACCACCGCTGGCGCGAGGA
Protein-coding sequences here:
- a CDS encoding ABC transporter substrate-binding protein; this translates as MRRTRAAAAAVTASLLAAAVTACGGGTADSGAGSNAAPKELTYWASNQGPDLAADQAVLGPELKKFEERTGIKVKLEVVPWSDLLNRILAATASGQGPDVLNIGNTWSSSLQATGALLPWNAENFAAIGGKDRFVESAIGSAGAAGQDPAAVPLYSMAYALYYNKKMFQEAGVAKPPATWDEMVTTGRLLSKDGKWALGAEGGNLSNNIHQVFVLAKQHGADFFDAAGRPTFDSPGAVDAVKQYVDLMAKDEIIAPGNAEYAQNQSLQDFANGKTAMVLWQSAASTFKSHGMKEGDWGVAPVPVPAGGAPGAGRGTNSMVAGINLAVFKNTDNIAGSLKFVQFMTSDEEQRILNKTYGSVPPVKAAQSDAAFATEDLTVLRTTLGTSAAPLPQVPQESQFETAVGTAVKELFADAAAGRPVTTESVKAKLGKAQQQMAS
- a CDS encoding LysR family transcriptional regulator produces the protein MTTLRQLEYLVTVVDTGSFTRAAELLHVSQPALSHQVRALERDAGGPLLERLPRAVRLTPMGRAMLPHARAALADAERARTAARRAVGLDGGEIQVAAVYSITLGILLPVLRSWHERHPQVRVRLMEFPHTDALLAAMAAGRADLAVGPAPREWDGPVRELGEEEFVLAVPADDPAPDRVPLADLADRSWVHYAPGNGLAEVVDRACAAAGFRPRAAVRTEQTAAAPLLAATGLGTALVPESVVPSGFAGRVLHPEPPVRRMLAAYTRPHPDPLTTAFLDTLARCAQAGGGA
- a CDS encoding carbohydrate ABC transporter permease, whose product is MSTGSRVSTTSPRLRRSALPYLLLLPALLLELLIHLLPMVMGILMSFRRLTQFFIRDWSRAPWTGWANYELVLDVDRPVGEALLRSFLTTCLFTLLSVGLCWLLGTAAAVFMQESFRGRGLLRALFLVPYALPVYAAVITWAFMFQRDNGLVNHVLHDQLGLGGPEHTFWLLGDNSFWALLTVSVWKGWPFAFLIVTAALQNIPGELYEAAALDGAGIWQQIRRITLPSVGAVNQVLVLVLFLWTFNDFNTPFVLFGKSAPAAADLISLHIYQSSFVTWNFGAGSAMSVLLLLFLLLVTAGYLLVTSRGRRSRHV
- a CDS encoding SDR family oxidoreductase; the protein is MTTAPLSHDSLDGKRLVVVGAGSHIGRTLARTASAAGAELVLAGPDADRLADTAAALPGPARIQVTDLTDEGSIAALAEAAGQVDHVVSTAAVPANGPVSALVLADVQRAFAAKVFGPLLLAKHLAGRMAQGGSLTFFSGVAAWRPAPERVVMATTNGALAFLVEALAVELAPLRVNAVSPGIIDSGAWDRLGEDKAAFLRGVADRNPARRSGTPDDVVRAVLYAIGNRFVTGTVLHVDGGARLV
- a CDS encoding carbohydrate ABC transporter permease, which gives rise to MSDSRGGRRDRPSSPLAPPLTFRVIRAVFLTLLTGFVLLPVYVMVTSSLKPLQDVAGRFRWLPSGLTVRPYIDIWHTVPLARYFVNSLIVAGAATAASVVIAVFAAYAVSRHRFRGKRLFTVTVLSTQMFPGILFLLPLFLIFVNIGNATGIALYGSRGALILTYLTFSLPFSIWMLIGYFDAVPRDLDEAATVDGCGPLGALVRVVVPAAVPGIVAVAVYAFMTAWGEVLFASVMTNDTTRTLAVGLQGYSTQTEVYWNQIMAASLVVSIPVVAGFLLLQRYLVAGLTAGAVK
- a CDS encoding ROK family transcriptional regulator, which codes for MTTGRGGRTVRDLRRGNRSAVLQRLYFGGPMSRQELGPATGLSSGSVSNVVGELVADGLLEEAGVVDSDGGRPRTLLRVAPGSAHMIGVDVGETRVRVELFDLALTELARAELPLQPRGCYDVGPIVDHVRTGIAAVLAQARVGTDRLLGVGVGVPGIVDREAPDGAVVHGQTIGWDAVPLEALLRATGAVPPEVPYIIDNGARTLGQAEMWFGAGRGARDAVVVLFGSGVGASLITDGSPDGGTTEGTPLEWGHLTVSVRGRRCRCGALGCLEAYTGAESLLERWAERGGGAGEAADEEEALSALLAAAVAADPVALEVLEESAEYLGAGLSDVINLFRPERILIGGWAGLLLGPHILPAVREHAARYSLRHPADRVTIDLGSLGPDAVTVGAATLPLSAFFATGGRPAPRPPQPEPPGWRTSLEVRAAAPARRA